In the Peptoclostridium acidaminophilum DSM 3953 genome, one interval contains:
- a CDS encoding radical SAM protein yields MIRVSAGTAHVLGLREIKADADPTTAYLLNGEKCANNCGFCPQARDSKDDGSHLSRIVWPEYDEDDVVNRLKKAKASGAMKRACIQFTLCSGSFERAKSLAARIKNEVDMPLSVSLNVPNVENARELIEAGASRVSIALDAANSDLHAQIKGSGFDEKKNLIRECVSLFPGKISTHVIIGLGETEEQALKLIAEMHSMNVSVGLFAFTPVRGTKLEKQSPPDIGSYRRVQIANYMLKHSIITVDKLNFEDGKLTGIDLAKNEIARALSNGRAFETAGCDGCNRPYYNERPGGTIYNYPRALKSDELAKAITESGLDIL; encoded by the coding sequence AGAGATAAAGGCTGATGCCGATCCTACAACGGCTTATCTGCTAAACGGTGAAAAATGCGCAAACAACTGCGGTTTCTGTCCACAGGCAAGGGACAGCAAGGATGATGGTTCTCATCTTTCAAGAATCGTATGGCCTGAATATGATGAAGATGATGTTGTAAACAGGCTTAAAAAGGCCAAGGCCTCTGGAGCCATGAAAAGAGCATGCATACAGTTCACACTCTGCAGCGGCTCTTTCGAAAGAGCAAAATCACTTGCCGCCAGAATAAAAAACGAGGTGGACATGCCGCTTAGCGTTTCGCTGAATGTGCCAAACGTAGAAAATGCAAGAGAACTCATAGAAGCAGGCGCTTCAAGGGTAAGTATTGCACTTGATGCCGCAAATTCTGATTTGCACGCTCAGATTAAAGGCTCTGGCTTTGATGAAAAGAAAAATCTTATCAGAGAGTGCGTTTCTCTATTCCCCGGGAAGATATCAACTCATGTTATAATAGGTCTGGGAGAAACAGAAGAGCAGGCTCTTAAGCTTATCGCAGAGATGCACAGCATGAATGTTTCTGTGGGTCTTTTCGCCTTCACCCCTGTAAGGGGCACAAAGCTCGAAAAACAGTCTCCTCCAGACATAGGCAGCTACAGAAGAGTTCAGATAGCCAACTACATGCTCAAACATTCCATAATAACAGTTGACAAGCTCAATTTCGAAGATGGAAAACTAACTGGCATAGACCTGGCAAAGAACGAAATCGCCAGAGCATTGTCAAACGGCAGGGCTTTTGAAACAGCCGGATGCGATGGATGCAACAGGCCATATTATAATGAGAGGCCAGGAGGAACCATCTACAACTACCCTAGGGCCCTTAAATCTGACGAACTCGCAAAAGCCATTACAGAGTCAGGACTGGATATTTTGTAA